The region GGCTTTCATTACTTCAAAGATAGAAAGCTCTTTTAAATAAACAAGTCAATTTTATAAAAAGAAAAGCCGGAAAAGTAAATTTAACTTTTCCGGCTGGAAATGTGCAATTCAACTAATTAGAATTTCAACTCAATATTTAAATCGAAATTATCGTAAATCGTTTGGTCTCCAAGTCCGCTAAAAAAGCTACCGGAATTGTATTTCACGTTATATTTAGAACGATCTATACTTAATTTAGTAGTAGCAGTATTGTTATTATAATCCAAATCGAAAGTCACGGGATGGGTGTTTTCTTTAATAGTAAGATCGCCAACCACACCATAGGTGCCGTCTTCTTTTTTGGCAACGCTGGTAATCACTAATTTTGAAGTTGGATGATTATCCACACCAAAGAAATCGTCTGAATTTAAATGACCTTCCAAACCTGCTTTGTTGTCTCCTTTAAGATCGGTTACGGTGATCGTGCTCATATCCATTACAAATTCACCACCTACGATTTGATCATTCTCAAATTGGAATTTCCCACCTTTTAGATCTATGGTTCCAGAGTGAGATCCTAATACTTTTTTTCCTGTCCAGGCGATGTTACTGGCCTGTGCGTTTACTTGTTTTTCCATAATAATTTTTTTCTTTTTCTTTTTCTTTTTTCAATTTCAATAGCAATTTCTTTCCCGTCTCTAATTAGAATTTTAATTCTACATCAAGTTCAAAATTATCGTAGATAGTTTGGTCACCAAGGTTATCAAAGAAACTTCCAGAACCGTAACGTACATCGTATTTAGAACGGTCTATGGTTAAATCGGTAGAAGCTGAATTCTTGTCCATATCTAAATCGAAAGTAATAGAGTTTGTTTTTTCTTTAATAGTAAGATCGGCAACTACACCATAAGTGTCATTACTTTTCTTTGCAACACTGGTAATTACCAATTTGGCGTTAGGGTAGTTATTCACTCCAAAAAAATCATCAGATTTTAAGTGACCTTCTAACTTTCCTTTGTCTTCTCCTTTAAGATCGGTTACCGTAATAGAAGACATATCCATTACAAATTCACCACCTTTAAGTTCGCCGTTTTCCATAGTGAAATAACCTTCTTTCAAGTCTATGGTTCCTTCGTGAGAACCGGTTACTTTTTCGCCTTCCCATTCAATGTTGCTGTTTTTTACATCAATTTTCTTTTCCTGTGCGTTTACATTGGTAAAAGATAAAAGAGATACGATAACTGTAGATGCAAGAGCACCTTTAAATAGATTCTTTTTCATAGCAATTTTTAATTTAAATTAATTTGATTTTGGTTTATATTAAGTGGAATAATTCTTCTTCTTGTTTTCTAACTTTTTTAGCGTGTTGCAATTGGTCTGCTTCACTTCTGTAACCTGCGGTAGCAATTACAGCAGTGCTTAAATTAGTTCCTGAAATTCCCAGGATCTCATCAAACTTTTGCGCATCAAAACCTTCCATTGGGCAGGTATCGATCTTTAAATGTGCTGCTGCAGAAAGCAAATTACCAAGGGCGATATAGGCTTGTTTTTGTGCCCATACTGATTGCTGTTCTTCGGTTTTTCCTAAGATATTGGATGTCAGCATATCTTTCAATCCGCTTAAATCCTGAACCTGAACTTCACGAATTTTACTGATGTTTTCCAGGTATGCATCGATATAAGCTTCATTGAGCTTTTTAAGTCCGGCAAATACAAATACGTGTGAAGCATCGGTAAGTTGAGACTGGTTCCACGCAGCCGCTTTTAATTTTTCTTTGGTTTCCTTATCGGAAATTACAAATACCTTGTAAGGCTGAAGTCCGTATGAAGAGGCTGAAAGCTGAATGCTTTTTTGAAGTTTCTCTACGTCTTCCTGACTTAAAGATTTTTCTGCATCAAACTTTTTAGTGGCGTAACGCCAGTTTAAATTTTCTATATAATTTTCCATAGTTATTTTCTTATTTTATTTAAGCAATTAGTAACAAATTCAATTTCGTCTTCACTGATTTCTTTAATCAGTTCTTGTTCTACTGCATCTACCTTTGGGTCAATTTCTTTTAAAAGGTTTAAACCTTTTTCGGTAATGCTTATTTCAACCTTCCGCCGGTTGGCTTCACAAATAATTCTTTGCGTAAGTTCTTTGGCGATAAGTTTATCTACCAGCCGGGTGGTATTACTCATTTTACTCACCATACGCTCCTGGATGGTGCTAAGATTGGCCGGTTTTCCTTTTTGACCCCTTAAAATTCGAAGGACATTAAATTGCTGAATAGAAATATCGAAAGGTTTAAGCGCAGCGGCTACATTCTCATCTATAAGATTTGCGGTTACCAGAATGCTAAGGCTTAGCTTTCTTGCCGGTGGTAAATTATTTGTTTTTAATTGGTCTTCGATTTTCATTTGTCTAAACAACATTTGTATATACAAATATAAGCAGGTTTTATAATTTAGTTCTAAATTAAATGTTAAATTTTTGTACCAGAATCTAATGGATTGAAACCACTGTTTTTTAAAACTTTCAATATCTTTACAGTGAAAAATTAATAGGAATAATAGATTCCCTGCTTCAAAGGGATTCAGTAAAAAATAAGATGTATGAAAGAACTTAGTCAGGAAGAATGGCAATCACAGCTACAACAAGATGAAAACGCAGTGATTTTAGATGTTAGAACTGAAGAAGAGGTAGAGGATGGGTATATCCCCAACGCTAAAAACCTTGATATTTATAAAGGACAGGAATTTGTAAATGAAGTGGAAAAACTGGATAAGAATAAAAATTACTATATCTATTGCCGTTCTGGAAAACGCAGCGCACAAGCTTGCACTATTTTAGACCAGATGAATTTTGCTAACACCTATAACCTTGAAGGCGGATTTATGGAATGGGAAGGCGAGAAGGCTGAGGATTAAGTTTTTAAAAAGCAGTAAAATCAATTTTACTCGATAATCGAGATTTAAATGCTCCGAGACTTGCCTCGAAAATTAAACAATAGTTTTCAATGGATGCCCCGTGGGCTTGCTCCGAGGTAGTTTACTGCTTTTTTTATTTAATTAGATCTATCTATTAACAACCAACGTGTTCCTATACTTATTATAGTAAGGATTTCGCCATTTGATATACTGGTTATACTATTATCCTGAATATCGTCCAGGGTATCTCCATTTACGAAATTAAGCGCCGTGGTACTACTTCCCTTACCTATTAATACCAGTTCCCGACCTTTATTAGACGAGGCATCAGGAAATGTAATTGATGAAATATTCGGGTTAATCCTTAAGAAATAAACTTCTTCCCCAATGGTGTAAGTACCAGTTTGACTTCCTGTACTTATATAATTTCTGGTGTGGTTGTGTTTCCAATCAAGTTTGCCTGAATTATCAGAAACTAAAATCTGATTTTCTACTCCCCGGGAATCCGGAAAAATATATTCTTCAGCGTGGGTTTGACCTATTCCTACACGGCCTGCGAAATATCCGGCAAAAACCCTTGAGCTAGAATTGCCTTCGGCACGGGCGTAAATTGCGTATATATTACCTCTTCCGGTGGAAGTTCCAATTTCAGTTAAGATTCCGTAATTATTGCTGTTAGCACCTTCTGTTCGTCCCACTTTATTGTATATGCCATAAATGTTATTACTACCGGTTGTCTTGTTTGTGACATTATGAATACCATATCGCTCGCCTTCTCCCTCACCGGAAACATTTAATTTTAATCCATATTTGATCGCATTGGTTTTACTACGATTTCTTATTTCAATTCCGTAAGTATTCCTGGTTTCAGCGGAGTTGTTGTTATCTATTTCCAGGCCTTTTTTAATATCCTGAGCATCACCGGGATTTATCGCAATTTGAAGTTTACTAATAATATCTTCGGTTCCTATACCGATATTTCCTTCTCTGTATATATTATCTTCAATATTGCCGGGGCTTTCGGTAGAATTAGGTTTATAGAAATTCGTTGCTTTTGCATCTGAAACTATAGACTTCCAGTTGTTTTCCTGATGATGCCAATAGTAAAATCCTGATGGAGAATTATTAAAATCTTCACTAAGAAAAATTAGCATCCCGTGTTGTGCGCTTCCCGGGTTTTGTGAAGGAAATTTCTTTAGACGAGGAATTAGTATTCCATCTATGTTTGACGGACTGTCCTTATCTGAAGCAACAATATCCAATTGGGCTCCCGGTTCGGTTGTTCCAATTCCTACCTGAGAGAAAGCTGTAGTGGCTAAAATTAAAAAATAGAAAAGTATAATTTTTTTCATCATACTAAAAATAACAGTTAAGTAATAAGGTGTTTTTTAGTTAGGGGTGTTTTGGATTTTTAAATATACTTTCTGAAAAACTTTTTCTAAAGAATCTACCAATATTAAGGGATTTCCCTAGCCCTTTGCTTCTTTTACTTTATTCTGAAGCATTTTTATTTCATCCCTGTGTTTTGCAGCAGCCATAAAGTCGAGGTCTTTTGCCGCTTTTTCCATAGCCTTTCTTTTCTCGCGAATTCTTTTTTCCAAATCGGGTTTACTCATATAAGCAACCTCGGCTTCAGCAGCTTTGGTAGTTAATGGTTTTTCAGCATCATATACATCCAGTTTTTCTTTAATCAAGGTACTGTTCTCCAATCTCTTAACCAGTGGAGTAGGACTCATGTTATTTTCTTTGTTATAATTTATCTGCTTGGTCCTTCTATATTCAGTTTGATCGATGGTTTTTTGCATACTATCGGTAATCTTATCGGCATATAAAATCGCTTTTCCTTCTACATGACGCGCCGCACGTCCAATGGTTTGGGTTAGCGAGCGATTACTTCTTAAAAATCCTTCTTTATCGGCATCTATTACGGCTACCAAAGAAACTTCTGGAAGATCCAGACCTTCTCTTAGCAGGTTCACCCCAATGAGTACATCAAATATTCCGCGGCGTAAATCCTGCATAATTTCTACCCGTTCAAGCGTATCAACATCAGAGTGTATATAGCGGCATCTTATATCAATACGGGTAAGGTATTTGGTGAGTTCCTCAGCCATTCTTTTGGTAAGGGTAGTTACCAGGGTTCTTTGATCCTTTTCATTCCTGGTGTGAATTTCTTCAATAAGATCATCAATCTGGTTTAGGCTGGGACGTACTTCTATCACAGGATCTAAAAGTCCGGTTGGTCTTATCACTTGCTCTACGTAAACTCCTTCAGATTTTTGTAATTCGTAATCTGCCGGGGTGGCGCTTACATAAATCACCTGATTTTGTAAGGCCTCAAATTCTTCAAATTTCAACGGACGATTATCCATCGCAGCGGGAAGTCGAAATCCGTATTCAACTAAGGTTTCTTTCCTGGATCTATCCCCACCATACATCGCATGTACCTGCGGAATGGTTACGTGACTTTCATCTACTATCATTAAAAAATCGTCAGGAAAATAATCTAAAAGACAGAAGGGGCGGGTACCGGGTTGTCTACCATCAAGATAACGGGAATAGTTCTCAATACCAGAACAATAACCCAATTCCCGAATCATTTCCAGGTCGAAATTTGTTCTTTCTTCTAAACGTTTCGCTTCCAAATGTTTCCCAATATCCCTAAAATAATCTACCTGTTTTACAAGATCGTCCTGAATATGGTGAATAGCATTTTGCATCACATCGGGCGAGGTTACGAACATATTAGCAGGATAAATATTCAGGCGTTCGTATTTTTCAATAATATCGTTAGTGCCGGGATCAAAAGCTTCAATTTCTTCAATTTCATCTCCAAAAAAGTGAATTCTGAAGGCATTATCGGCATAACTCGGGTAAACGTCAACCGTGTCTCCTTTAATTCTGAAGTTTCCGTGGGAGAATTCAGCTTCGGTTCGGGAATAAAGACTTTGAACAAGTTGATGTAGAAATTTGGTTCGGGAAAGTTGCATATCCCGTTCAATAGAAACCACATTTTTTCGGAACTCTACCGGGTTTCCTATACCATATAAACAAGAAACTGAAGCGACAACAATAACATCACGTCTTCCGCTTAAAAGGGAGGAAGTGGTGCTGAGTCTTAATTTTTCAATTTCCTCATTAATAGAAAGGTCTTTTTCAATATAAGTTCCCGAGGTTGGAATAAAAGCTTCGGGCTGATAATAATCGTAATAACTCACAAAATATTCCACAGCGTTATCCGGAAAAAACAGTTTGAATTCTGAATAAAGCTGGGCAGCAAGGGTTTTATTATGCGCCAAAACCAGGGTGGGCTTTTGCACCTCCTGAATCACGTTGGCTACAGAAAAAGTTTTACCAGATCCCGTCACCCCAAGCAGGGTTTGATATTGGTCGTTATTGTTAATTCCACCAACCAACTGATCTATCGCTTTAGGTTGGTCACCGGTAGGCTTGTAATCTGATTCTATCTTAAATTTCATTCGTGTTACTCGATAATCGAGATTTAAATGCTCCGAGGCTTGGCTCGAAATTCAAAAATTTTTCTATTTAATGCCTCTTGGACTTGCCGCAAGGTAGTTTACTGACTTATTCTCACGAAACTAATCAATAATCCTGCCGCTTCAAACTGAGAAACTTTTCCTTAACGTTTCAGGGTGAAATGACCGCTAAATTCCTGACCATTTGCCAGTTTACCTTTAAACCAATAGTCACTCGGCGGCATAGCTCTTCCATTATAATCACCATCCCAGCCTTGTGAATTGGCAGGTAATTCTTTTAAAAGTTTTCCATAGCGATCAAAAATATGAATGTATTCTACCTGAAATTCTGTGGTGTTGGTTTCATAAGGAAGCCAGTAGTCATTATAGCCATCTGCATTTGGTGTAAAGAAGGCCGGAAAACCGAAAATGATCTCTTCAAATTGAGCAACTTTACAGGCGTTATTAGTTCTTGCGTAAAAAGTATGGGTGCCGCCGGGCACATTTCTAAAAGTAGGATTACTTTGGTAAGGGCCATCGGGATTATCCATAGCAAAGCTTAATCCGGAAAGTTCGTTGGTGAGCACCGTGACCTGATTGGTTTCTCCCTGGTTTTCAATTTCCAGTTCTAAAATTTCTGGATTAGGGAATTGCTCAATTATATACTGAATTTCACGGCTACACCCCAGATTAGTATCTGTAATACTTAAATTATATGTGCCAGGCGCATTAACTAAGATGGTTTGGGAAGTTTCGCCGGTATTCCAGGAGTAATTATAATCGCCTGGGTTGGGCATATTAATATCATTACCAAGTGTTAAAGGAAAATCGTCTATACAAGCCTGGGTTACCATTGCATCCCGAATTTCTGGAAGACTATTTAATGATAGCTCTATAGATCCAAAGCCGTAACACGAATTATCCGCTTCAGCCCTAATATAAATGGTCTTTGGGGCAGAAAGATAGATTTGAGGTAAATAATTTTCCCCCAGGATTGCATCATTTTCAGTTTGGTGAAAACTTAAGGTTATATTTTGGCTTAAACCTAACTCCTGAATTATATTTTGTTCAATTTCAGTGAGATTAAATTCACCTTCGCCATCGGTAAGCTCACAACCACTAACCGGTGCCGGGTTGAGCTGTACGCCACCGGTAGCTTCTAACGTAATCTTATTTAATTTACTACATTCTCCATTCAAATCAACCAGTTTTATAGTTAACTCCTGGTTTGGAATGTTATTTCTATAGGTACTTCTTAAAGCTTCCTCATTTTCCACATCATCTATCGCGCTTTGCTCATCTTCATAAAAATAGAGCTGAACAGATGAATTTTCAGCTGACAGTAGCTCATTCCTGGCTAATTGTAGGTTAAAAGTTGTGATTCCATCTCCGGGATCATTATCTGTAATATCACATTGCTGAAGCGTAAAATCTTGATTTATTTCAGGTAACTTTAAGATGGTTATTTCCTTACAAACGGGATCCTGGGGAATACCATTCCTGGTTTTTATAAGTGCTACGGTATAGGTACCAGGTTCTGAATAGACGTGGGATGGATTTGGAGTGTTAGAAGTTTCGCCATCCCCAAATTCCCATAGAACAGCATCAAAATCCGGTTCTCCTGAAATTGTAAACTCGGTGCTCGTACCGAAGCATAAGTTCTCAACTTCAAATGAATTTTTAAATAATGATTGAACGAAAGGAGGAAGCCCTAATTTTGAATTATTGGGAGCAATATCTACTGAATTATGACGGTAATCTACATTTTGTGCATCTTCTTCGGGTTTATTTATTACCGAAATTCGCGTGTGATTTAAATAGCCGCCATCATCTGTTGGGTAGCCGGCTCTATAAACTTTTCCATTTATAGCAAGTTGTAAGCCTCCAGCTACGTTTCGGGAAGAATGAATCAATTCTCTGGAATCCATAATATTATTGCTTGCTAAATCAAACTGATAAAGTTCACTATTTTCCAAAAAATCATTAGAATTAAAGATATTCGCTGTAATATAAAGCTTAGATGAGGTAGGGGAGAAACCAACTCCGTAAGGATAACTGTTTTCAAGGATTAACTCTTCATTTGTAACCTTTCCTGTTAGATCATTAAAATCATACAGGAAGACTTTTCCGGTATTTTTGGTTCCAGAATTTGAATTTCCCAATGAAGTACCTGTATATGCTGCTGCCATTTTTTTTCCATCAGGAGATATTTTTAAGTATCCGCCTGCGGTTATATTAATATCATTTTCATTGAGAATGGGAGGGAAGTTATTGGAGAGGGTAGAGACTACAGGGGTGGTTTCTACGCCACTTTCACTCACCCTAAAAGAATAAAACTTATTTGTGAATTGGGTAACTACCCAATATGAAACGCAGTCTCCAGAAATTACTGCAGAAATTTTTTCTGAACTTTTAAATTCGTTTTCGCTCGCATTTGAAGAATTATAGGTTTCTAAATGAATATTTTTTCTCCCTTCAACAATACCGCCATTTCCATTATTTAGATTCATATCTACTTCAGAAAAGTGAACGCCTTCAATTTCGTCGTTTGGAGTAAGGTAATAGTCAGGTTTATCTACGGTGAAAATAAAATATCTACCAGGATGGGCAGGTCGTGGGACAATAATTGCAGATTGGGTAGTAGAAACATTTCCTTTTAAATCGGTCCCATTTTGCATCAAATCGTGGTTGCGATCAAACACAATTGTTCCGTCTGTATAAAAGAGTAGGTTTCCATTTTGGTCTGAAATGCTGGTAGAACCTTCTACTGTTCGTAGCCTTCCATTATCTAAATTTTCGAGCTCACCAGAAGAAAAAGAAAGTCCTGCACCATCACCAAAATACCAGTTGGCCGCTTCTTGCTGGGCATTAAGCTGGAGGCTTAAAACCAGAAAATTTATAAGAAAAAGATAAATAATTTTCATTCGCCCTCCCCCATACATTTTATTCTACAGATCTCTCTTTTTTAGAAGTCTGAAGGATAAAAATACAAAAATAGCAGTCCAAAATATCACAATTATTAACTGGTCCCAGTGAATTCCATAGTCTTTATCAATTTCAGAACCTATTTGAGTCGCTGCGGTTTGTACCGCCGATAGCCTGGAGAAGGGTTCTTTGATAAGGTTACTCATAGATTCCAGCGGAAAAAATCTAGCGATATTATCAGCAATTTCAGAATCTCTAAAAATCTGCCACTTTAAAACTCCATAAACAATACTTTCTAAAATCCACCAGATAAACAGAAAGCCAAGTGCAAATGCAGAACGTTTTATAAGAATTCCCAGGAACATACAAAAGGCAAAGAATCCAGTGAGTTTTACGAAATAAGCGATCATATATTCCATATCTGAAAAGATGATAGAAACCTCTGTGAAATCTGAAAATGAAAGCCCTAGAATTAGGGAAACAATAAACAGAAAGATTGTAGAAACCAGGGAAAATACCATTACAGTTAAGAACTTAGAAGCGATAAATTCTTTTTTGCTTAGGCCGTCAATCAAATTTTGTTTTAGCGTCCGGTTGGTATATTCGTTGGACATCATGGAAACAATTACAATAGCCAGGAACAATTTTAGCAAGGCGGCGATATAAGAATTAAAATGCCAGATGTAAGGGAAATTAAAAATTCCCTGGTCGGCTACGCGAAAGTTAATCGCGCCTAAATTGAATTCAATAGAAGCAATTAATGCAATAAAAGTTATTAAAATAAAATAGGTGAGGACCAGTATTTTTGCCGAACGGCTATAGCGTAATTTATGATATTCTATCTCTAAAAGTCGTAACATTATGCAGATGGAGTTTGATTGGTTAATTCAAGGAATTGTTCTTCCAGGCTTTCTTTTCGTTTTACCAGGTAGGAAAGAGAAAGTCCCTTTTGAAATAAATATTCGTTAATAGTTTCAGCATCCATAGGCTCTTTAAGAATAGCCGTTACAATATTTTCTTTTTCTGAAACATTTTCTATCCCCGGATGGGCAATAAGTAACTCCTGGAGTAATTGCATATTTTTTGCCTGCAGTTCAAAGAAACCGTGGCTGGCATTAATAGCATCTACAGGGCCGCTGTATAGTTTCTTTCCATTTCTTATAATCACCACATGCGAACAAACTTTTTCAACTTCATCCAGTAAATGCGAAGCCAGTAAAATGGTAGTTCCTCCTGCTGCGATCTTCCTGATAATCTCCCGAATTTGATGAATTCCCTGCGGATCCAATCCGTTGGTAGGCTCATCTAAAATTAAAATTTTCGGGTCGTTAAGTAGGGCAGAGGCAATTGCAAGACGTTGCTTCATTCCCAAAGAAAAAGTTCTGAATTTGCTGTCTTTTCTATCCAGTAAACCAACAATTTTCAGTTTTTCGTCAATTTTATCTTTCGGAACATCTTTAATTTTACATACCAGCGCCAGGTTTTGTGAGGCCGTCATATAAGGGTAAAAATTAGGATGTTCTATAATGGCGCCCACTTTCTTTAAAGCTTCGTGAGTGTTGATATTTCCACTAAACCAGGCAAACTCGCCAGAGGTTTTATTAACTACGTTTAGCACCATCCCTAGCGTGGTAGATTTTCCACTTCCGTTAGGGCCTAAAATACCATATACGTGGCCTTTTTTTATGGTAAAAGACAGGTTGTCTACCGCGGTTAACGCGCCATATTTTTTAGTAAGGTCTTTGAGACTTAGAATTGTTTCCAAAATTGAAGAAAAGTTTAAAGTATGACGACGAAGTTAGGGAATTGTTACAGATTTCACTTTAGAAAGCTTATTTTTGATAAAAAGCACACACAATATGGAAGAAAAGCTGATGTCTAAGAAAAAACCGTCATTTGCTGTAAATGAAAGGTTAAACCGATATCTGGCCAAACATAACCGTAATACCAAAATTCCGGTTTTCTATGACGATTTGTTACGCTTTTCAGGGTCTGTGGTGGTTTATGATCAGCACGAAGAAGATACATTTTGGGTGCGTTGTTACTATCCCGATTTTGAACGCGAAGAAATAGATAATAGCCTGAAACAGGTGTATACCATTATGCATTCTGATGGTAGTGACGACTCGCTGGAATTTTTAAATGTGGATGCTATAGATTATTGCACCTTTGGAAATTCGAAACCCTTCCGCATAAAAGTGCGAAATATCTTAAACGATAGTTTTACCTATTTCTACGTAAAAAAAGCTGATGCTTCCAGAATCTACGGACTCGAATTTGAGCACTTGCTTTCCCCACACCGAATTAATTTCCTGGTTTATAAAGACACTTTAATTGAAGAACATATTGCCGGAATACCGGGAGATGTTTTTATTGAAGACCATTTGCCGAGCTGTGACAACCGGGCACAAACCCAAATTGCCAAACAATTTGTGAAATTCAACGAACGCTGTACAGTTAGACTTTTGGGAGATATGCGTTCTTATAATTATGTGGTGATTCCCACGCACGATTTCGATCATGTAGAATATCAAATTAGGGCGATAGATTTTGATCAGCAGTGTTTTGAGGGGAATTTGAAAGTCTATCGTCCGCAGTTTTTTAAAGAGAATTTAAAAATGGTGGAGTTGGTCCAGGATAAACTCCAGGAATCTTCAATAGAACAATATAGAAAAGAAGAGCGTTCCCTGCTTGCCAAAAGAATTATCAATACACGGCCCCGTTATAAAGAATTGCTGCGCTGTATGATAAACGATCACGTTTCTACCCAGGCCAATGTAAAAACTTTAAGAAGCGACCTTTATAAATATACCAGGGATATTAAATTTAAACGCGCCAGTACTATGGGGCAAATTCTAAGAACTGCACTAGATTTTGTGCGCCGCAATTATGAAGATGTAAATATGAAACGTTTGCTGGAAAGTTCGTAAAATAAGAAGGAGGTTGTTTGAAAAATATAGTTGCGTCCAGCTGAACTTGTTTCAGCTTCTAAGATGTTTTGATTATCGACATTTTAGATCTCCGAATAAATTTCGGAGCAAGCTCTGAAGCAAGTTTAGGATGACGATTTTAAGCACTTTATTAAAGATGGCTTATGAAATAAGTAAACTACCTCGGGGCAAGCCCATGAGGCATTTTATAAGCAAAACATTTTGATTCGAGACAAGCCTCGGAGCATTTAAATCTCGATTATCGAGTAAAATAAAAGACCTCACAGGTTTTTAAAATCTGTAAGGTCTAATTGCAGAATTTCTTAACTTTTCTCTTCTTTATTGAAATAAACCAGGTAATAATACATTTGCTTTTCCTCATCCCAACCTTTTTCAACAAACTTATCTGCCGATTCAGCGTTTACAAAATCCATTTTAATTTGGATGTGTGTGTCCAGATTGATCACACTTTTAATTTTCTTTCGCGCATCGGTTACCGCTTTGTTTGCGATGGGGAAATTGGTAAGATCTTCGATTTTATATTTAGGCGCTTTTTCAGTTTTATAATGCTGAAATTCGGGTAGTAACTCAGGATTATCAATTACCGAATTTAAGAAATTACTTTCCTCAAAATCATCATTTTTGGCGAAGTAATCCATACTTCGGTTCATAAACATCACCTCTTC is a window of Salegentibacter salegens DNA encoding:
- a CDS encoding YceI family protein, with the translated sequence MEKQVNAQASNIAWTGKKVLGSHSGTIDLKGGKFQFENDQIVGGEFVMDMSTITVTDLKGDNKAGLEGHLNSDDFFGVDNHPTSKLVITSVAKKEDGTYGVVGDLTIKENTHPVTFDLDYNNNTATTKLSIDRSKYNVKYNSGSFFSGLGDQTIYDNFDLNIELKF
- a CDS encoding YceI family protein, encoding MKKNLFKGALASTVIVSLLSFTNVNAQEKKIDVKNSNIEWEGEKVTGSHEGTIDLKEGYFTMENGELKGGEFVMDMSSITVTDLKGEDKGKLEGHLKSDDFFGVNNYPNAKLVITSVAKKSNDTYGVVADLTIKEKTNSITFDLDMDKNSASTDLTIDRSKYDVRYGSGSFFDNLGDQTIYDNFELDVELKF
- a CDS encoding NAD(P)H-dependent oxidoreductase; amino-acid sequence: MENYIENLNWRYATKKFDAEKSLSQEDVEKLQKSIQLSASSYGLQPYKVFVISDKETKEKLKAAAWNQSQLTDASHVFVFAGLKKLNEAYIDAYLENISKIREVQVQDLSGLKDMLTSNILGKTEEQQSVWAQKQAYIALGNLLSAAAHLKIDTCPMEGFDAQKFDEILGISGTNLSTAVIATAGYRSEADQLQHAKKVRKQEEELFHLI
- a CDS encoding MarR family winged helix-turn-helix transcriptional regulator; translated protein: MKIEDQLKTNNLPPARKLSLSILVTANLIDENVAAALKPFDISIQQFNVLRILRGQKGKPANLSTIQERMVSKMSNTTRLVDKLIAKELTQRIICEANRRKVEISITEKGLNLLKEIDPKVDAVEQELIKEISEDEIEFVTNCLNKIRK
- a CDS encoding rhodanese-like domain-containing protein, yielding MKELSQEEWQSQLQQDENAVILDVRTEEEVEDGYIPNAKNLDIYKGQEFVNEVEKLDKNKNYYIYCRSGKRSAQACTILDQMNFANTYNLEGGFMEWEGEKAED
- the uvrB gene encoding excinuclease ABC subunit UvrB → MKFKIESDYKPTGDQPKAIDQLVGGINNNDQYQTLLGVTGSGKTFSVANVIQEVQKPTLVLAHNKTLAAQLYSEFKLFFPDNAVEYFVSYYDYYQPEAFIPTSGTYIEKDLSINEEIEKLRLSTTSSLLSGRRDVIVVASVSCLYGIGNPVEFRKNVVSIERDMQLSRTKFLHQLVQSLYSRTEAEFSHGNFRIKGDTVDVYPSYADNAFRIHFFGDEIEEIEAFDPGTNDIIEKYERLNIYPANMFVTSPDVMQNAIHHIQDDLVKQVDYFRDIGKHLEAKRLEERTNFDLEMIRELGYCSGIENYSRYLDGRQPGTRPFCLLDYFPDDFLMIVDESHVTIPQVHAMYGGDRSRKETLVEYGFRLPAAMDNRPLKFEEFEALQNQVIYVSATPADYELQKSEGVYVEQVIRPTGLLDPVIEVRPSLNQIDDLIEEIHTRNEKDQRTLVTTLTKRMAEELTKYLTRIDIRCRYIHSDVDTLERVEIMQDLRRGIFDVLIGVNLLREGLDLPEVSLVAVIDADKEGFLRSNRSLTQTIGRAARHVEGKAILYADKITDSMQKTIDQTEYRRTKQINYNKENNMSPTPLVKRLENSTLIKEKLDVYDAEKPLTTKAAEAEVAYMSKPDLEKRIREKRKAMEKAAKDLDFMAAAKHRDEIKMLQNKVKEAKG
- a CDS encoding T9SS type B sorting domain-containing protein, producing the protein MKIIYLFLINFLVLSLQLNAQQEAANWYFGDGAGLSFSSGELENLDNGRLRTVEGSTSISDQNGNLLFYTDGTIVFDRNHDLMQNGTDLKGNVSTTQSAIIVPRPAHPGRYFIFTVDKPDYYLTPNDEIEGVHFSEVDMNLNNGNGGIVEGRKNIHLETYNSSNASENEFKSSEKISAVISGDCVSYWVVTQFTNKFYSFRVSESGVETTPVVSTLSNNFPPILNENDINITAGGYLKISPDGKKMAAAYTGTSLGNSNSGTKNTGKVFLYDFNDLTGKVTNEELILENSYPYGVGFSPTSSKLYITANIFNSNDFLENSELYQFDLASNNIMDSRELIHSSRNVAGGLQLAINGKVYRAGYPTDDGGYLNHTRISVINKPEEDAQNVDYRHNSVDIAPNNSKLGLPPFVQSLFKNSFEVENLCFGTSTEFTISGEPDFDAVLWEFGDGETSNTPNPSHVYSEPGTYTVALIKTRNGIPQDPVCKEITILKLPEINQDFTLQQCDITDNDPGDGITTFNLQLARNELLSAENSSVQLYFYEDEQSAIDDVENEEALRSTYRNNIPNQELTIKLVDLNGECSKLNKITLEATGGVQLNPAPVSGCELTDGEGEFNLTEIEQNIIQELGLSQNITLSFHQTENDAILGENYLPQIYLSAPKTIYIRAEADNSCYGFGSIELSLNSLPEIRDAMVTQACIDDFPLTLGNDINMPNPGDYNYSWNTGETSQTILVNAPGTYNLSITDTNLGCSREIQYIIEQFPNPEILELEIENQGETNQVTVLTNELSGLSFAMDNPDGPYQSNPTFRNVPGGTHTFYARTNNACKVAQFEEIIFGFPAFFTPNADGYNDYWLPYETNTTEFQVEYIHIFDRYGKLLKELPANSQGWDGDYNGRAMPPSDYWFKGKLANGQEFSGHFTLKR
- a CDS encoding ABC transporter permease; its protein translation is MLRLLEIEYHKLRYSRSAKILVLTYFILITFIALIASIEFNLGAINFRVADQGIFNFPYIWHFNSYIAALLKLFLAIVIVSMMSNEYTNRTLKQNLIDGLSKKEFIASKFLTVMVFSLVSTIFLFIVSLILGLSFSDFTEVSIIFSDMEYMIAYFVKLTGFFAFCMFLGILIKRSAFALGFLFIWWILESIVYGVLKWQIFRDSEIADNIARFFPLESMSNLIKEPFSRLSAVQTAATQIGSEIDKDYGIHWDQLIIVIFWTAIFVFLSFRLLKKRDL